The genomic region AGCAATTGAACTTGGGGTAAATGTTCATCTTGAAGCTCGTGCATTGTGTTTGATTCATGACGACAGTGAAAACGTTATTGGCCTTGTGGTGCGCATTAATGGTCAAGAGCTTAATGTAAAAGCAAATGGTGGGGTGATCCTATGTGCCGGTGGTTTTGTGATGAATCAAACCATGTTAAAGCAATATGCACCGCGCTTTGCTCGTTGTAATACGCCTATTGGTAACCCAGGAGATACCGGTGCAGGCATACAAATGGGTATGTCGATGGGCGCTGCAGCGATAAACATGCATGAAGGCTTCGCTAGCTTACCATTTTACCCGCCGTCGACGTTAACGTATGGCATCATCGTCACCGACAAAGGTCAGCGTTTTATTAATGAAGACGCTTATCATGGACGTGTGGGTAGTCATTTACTTGAACAAAATAGCGATCGTTTCTACTTGATTGTCGATGTCGAAGCCTATGGTGATTACGAGCAAATGAACTTCCTTAATGCCGATGTCGTCGCCACCGCAGATAGCGCTGAAGAACTCGAGCAAGAGCTAGGTTTGGCTGCGAATTCGTTATCACATACCATGAATTTTTATAATGAGCATGCCGCACAAGGTGAAGATCCGCTGTTTCACAAACAGCCTGAGTGGCTGCGAGTGTTAACACCGCCATTGGTCGCCTTAGATATCACCCCTGAGCGTGGTGTGTATATGCCCTACTTTACCTTAGGTGGGCTGGATACTGAGCCCACAGGTGAAGTGCGTAAAACTGATGGAACGTTAATTTCTGGATTATATGCCGCTGGGCGAACCGCCTGTGGTGTACCTCGTCGAGGCGCGGGTTATAGCTCTGGTATTAGTATTGGTGATGCCAGCTTTTCTGGGCGCAGGGCAGGGCTAGCGGCAGCAAAGCGTGCCAAAGCGAGTGGCGCATTGTCGCGTCAACAACAAGCGCATGAGCCATCGTTACGGTAAGCCGGTGGCACAGCTAGGTGGCAACTAGCCAAAATAAGACAATAAAAAAGCCAACACATGTGTTGGCTTTTGTTTGCATAGTTAACGCTTGCTGAGTGCTTAGCGTTTTACTTCAGCGTTGTGGTAGATGTTTTGTACATCGTCGCTATCGTTTAGCATGTCCATGAATTTATCAAACATTTTGATGTCTTCAGGATCTGTGATTTCTTTGTAGTCTTGCGGGATCCATGTGATCTCGTCAACTTCAAAGTTGATATCACCTAGCTCTGCTACCAATGCATTTTTGGTCGCGAAGTATTCAGTTTGCGGTGCCGTTACCGTGATAATACCGTCTTCTGCTTCAACGTTGCTTACGTCAACATCGGCCATCATTAAGGCTTCAAAAATCGCTTCGTCGTCGTCGCCTTCAAAACAGAATAAAGCAACGTGATCAAACATGAATGCCGCAGAGCCTTGCGCACCAATTTTTGAATCAGTTTTGGTGAATGCTTGGCGTACGTCTTTGATGGTACGGTTTGGGTTGTCGGTTAGACAGTCAACAATCACCATAAAGCCGCCAGGACCAAAACCTTCGTAACGTGCTGGCTCGTAGTTTTCACCACCTGCACCGCTTGCTTTGTCGATTGCTTTGTCAATTACGTGTGTTGGTACCTGATCTTTCTTTGCTTTATCAATCAGGCGACGCAGTGCTAGGTTACCGTCTGGATCTAGACCACCATTTTTTGCACATACATAGATTTCTTTACCGTATTTTGAATAAATCTTAGTCTTCAGACCGGCGGTTTTCGCCATAGACTCTTTACGGTTTTGGAACGCTCTACCCATTGTTCATGTCTCTTGTCGGTAATGTGTGATAAATTTTCGCCAATTTTAACAGGCTTTGCGCTTGCTGTGTAGAGGCGAGTAGGGTGTTTACTCGCCTTGACTGGCTATATGCAATAGATGTGGTTAGTATGGCGAAAATTCAAGGCTCTACTGACTTTGCTGATAAATCAGTTTGAAGTCGGCTAACATGGCATCGGCATTGATGCTTGGCACAACACCAGGTTCTCCCTGAATGGGCTTAAAAATCGCATGAACTTGGCCATTTGGATTGGTCATTACTATCGATGCGCTATGATTGACCAAGTAATATTCATCTTCGCTGTCTTCGGCGATGGCATACATTAAACCAAGGTTACGGGAAAAAGGAAACAACACATCGTGACCAGCGCGCAATGCCAAAAAGTCTTTATTAAAATACTTCACATATTCGCTTAGTACCTCGACGCTGTCGCGCTTTGGATCTGCAGTGATTAGCGCCACTTGCATATTATTACCGCTAACTTGCTGAAGTTCGGGGTAAATGCTATTGAGTTTTTGCATGGTAATCGGGCAAATATCTGGGCACGATGTATAACCAAAGAAAAACAAGGTCCATTTACCGAGCAGTTGCTCATTGCTAAAGGCGCGGCCGTGGTGATCGGTTAATTCAAATTTGGCGAGAGTCCTTGGTGTTTGATACATCAAGGCATGCTTAGGTTGTTGCTGTTGAAACTGACTTTGATAAACAAAAGCACCGGTAGCGATAGCTACCAGGGCAATGATGGCGAATAACACTTTATTCATAGGGTAATTAATTCTCTGTTTAATCGCTTAAAATATCACATGGCCGGTAGTGCATAGTGATCCACCAGTAAAATAATAAACAGCAACATCAAATGGACAATGGAGAAACGAAATGTTTGCATCGCTGTTTGCTCGTCGGCATTAAACTTTAGTTTCCAAGCATATGCAAAGAAAATAAGGTTTAAGGTGACGCTACCAAGTAAATAAATCCAGCTGCTCATACCGACTAAGTAAGGGATTAAACCGACCACAAACAATAATATGGTGTATAGCAAAATTTGTGTTTTGGTAAACTCGATACCGTGAGTCACTGGTAACATTGGGATATTCACTTTGGCGTAATCATCGCGACGATGAATCGCCAGAGCCCAAAAATGTGGTGGTGTCCAAGTGAAGACGATTAACACCAGCAATAATGCATGTGGGTGTACTTCGTTGGTCATTGCCGTCCAACCAAGTAACGGTGGTATAGCACCGGCAAGACCACCAATGGTGATATTTTGCGGCGTGGCACGCTTTAGGTACATGGTATAAATCACCGAGTAACCGACTAAACCTGCGAATGTTAACCATGCAGTGAGTGGATTAACGAAACCATAAAGTAGTGCAAAGCCGACCAGCGCTAAACTGCTGGCAAATACAATGGCTGCCCGGTTACTGACCCGGCCATTCGCTAATGGTCGATTTTGCGTGCGCGCCATTTTCGCATCTATCTGCTGGTCAACAATATGATTGATAGCTGCTGATGCAGAAGACAGTAAGCCGATGCCAAGCATTGATGGGATTAGTATTTGCCAAGGAATCGCTCCGGGTACCGACAAGCTCATGCCGACTAAGGCTGTTAATACCAAAAGGGCGACCACCCGAGGTTTGGTCATTTCATAATAATCGCGCCAACTTATTTTGCCGGTAAGGCTGGTCTGATTGATGGGTAGTGCAGATGATTTAGCCATAACAACTCCTATATTTTACGACGCAAACTGTAGGTTAAGGTAATAAGGGTGAGCATGAGTAACGCCGCAACAACGTTGTGGGCGACCGCTACCGCAAGCGGTAAACTAAAGACAATATTTGATACGCCTAAACTAACTTGTATCAGTAGCACCACTAAAATTACACTGGCGGTTTTCTTAAAGAATGCAGACTGCGCTTTAAACAATACGCTAAATGCTAACCAGCCTAAATATACAGCGGTAATGATGGCGCCAATACGGTGCACGGCGTGAATGGTAACGCGCTCTGCATGGGTAAGAAAACCAAACTCGTAACTGTCGAGTTTCGGTGGTATTGGATCAAATGAATTAGCAAAGCTGAGTTGTTCGAGCCAGCCATCCTGACAAATTGGTAACTGGGTGCAAACTAGCGCGGCGTAGTTACTTGATGTCCAGCCACCAAGCGCTATTTGTGCAGTAAGAATAGCTATGCCAATAACGGCATAAACTCGATATTTACGCAGGCCAGTGTCGCCACCTGCGACGCGATAGGGGGTTAACCGTAAATAGAGTAAATACAGTAAACACAGGGTTATAAAACCGCCTAATAAATGCCCCATAACCACAATTGGCATCAGTTTCATGGTGACGGTCCACATGCCAAGAGCAGCTTGAAAAATCACCGTTGCTAAGATGGCAAACGGCAAAAATAGTGGCCCACCTTGTTGGCGATGTTTAAACGCAAGGATAAATATCGCAGCAATAAGCAAGCCTAAGGTACCGGCAAAATAGCGATGGATCATTTCGTTCCAAGCTTTTTGTACTTCCACTGGTCGTTCAGGAAAAGCCGCTTGCGCTTTAGCGATTTCAGCTTCGGTTTTTGGCACATCGAGTAAACCGTAACAACCTGGCCAGTCGGGGCAGCCAAGACCAGCATGTGTTAAACGAGTATAAGCGCCAAGCGTAATAACAACGATTGCCAATAGCATGGCAAGGAAAACTAATTTACGGGTACTGTTCATTAACCAATCCTCGATAGCTTTAATACTTTTTTCAGATCACTTAGCATGGCTTTGCCAAAGGCTGGAATAGCTTGCTCGGTCGTTGGTTTATCATAGGTCAAGACAATATTGCCCAATGGATCAACGACATAGACTTTATTGGCAGATAAGCTGTGCTCTTGTTGGGTAACATGCTGCCAGCTTTGCTGGTGAATAATTTGCTGATACTGATCACTAAGTTGTGTAGCGCTAATGACAATAGGTGTGACACGGTGGGTTTCACGGCCTAAAGCTAAGTAGGTGTTATCCATACCTGACAAGGTAAAAGCACAGCGCTCATCGCAGTTGTCGGGCAAAGCGGTAATGAGTAACCATTGCTTATTGAGGTCAACTTTAATGCCTTTTTCATTAAGGGTTTGTGGCTGGTTTAGTAAGGCGCCTTGATTGGTTACACCATAGTTAAACCATTGGTACTCTAGGGCTAGCTTGGCCAAGATCACCGGGAGAATAAATACGCCAATAAGTAGCAATAGGCTACGTCGATTGTTTTTTACAGCTTTGCTCATAATCTGCCTTATTGTTATGGTTATGTTGATACAGTTATTGCCTTTTCAGGTTATCGCGATACGTGTTTGTGTGTTGTTCGGTCCTCGTTTGCTTCGTGATTCTCTGCGCCGTTGTTTTGGTTACTATCGATATTTCGACGCAGATGCATTTGATAACTAGCCACCAACATCAGTAATAGCCATGCCCCTGCTAAGCCGCCCCATTGCACCGCGTAACCAAAGTGTTTTTCTGGCAGCATAACAATAGGTTGCCACGTTTTTTTGTAACCGATTTGCTCATCTTCATGTAAAAATAAGCTAAATGGTAATAGGGGAAGATCAATCAGTTGTGAAAATCGCTGGCTATCAATTTGCTGCACTCTTAACGGCCAGTTTAGTTGGCTAAATGTGGGCTGTTGCAATACCAAGCCAGATTGTTGGATACGAACATGGGCGATTAGTTGTTGTTTATTTTTAGGTAGTTCAATGAGTGGTAATTGAGTTCGGTCAACGGAACCTGCGACCCAGCCTAAATTAACCAGTACATGTTGTGCACTAGGCTCATCAAAAAATATGGCGTAGACTTTGTAGCCAACTCGCCCCGAATCGACTTGGTTATCCAGTAAAAACACTTGCTCGGCAACAAAGTAGCCACGGATAGTAACCATCACGTCATTGTATTGCGCAAAGATGTCGGCGGTTGATGACGCGGATGTATTATTACTCTGGGCATTATCGATAATACGCGCCATGGGCTGCGCTTGTTGCTGATTAAATTCAGCAATGCGCTCTAACCGTTGTTGTTTTTCGATACCCCGTTGGTACTGCCAAAAACTTAACTTGATTAATAATGCAAATACCGCCAAGGTAATAACGACCCATAACAGGCGCCAGCTTTTTACGAACTGGAAAGTGTTGGTTTTTATTATGGTTTGGGTCATTGCTTGCACAGGGTTACTACTAAAACAAATACTTAAATAAAGGGGCTGCTGAGAACAATATGATCATTAAAATTGTCATCGTTTTGTTATTACTGTTGATGATATACAACCTGTTTAAAGCAGGTGTCAGCATGAACAGCAATGACTCTAAAAAGCCACCCATGTCAAAATACATCGGACGACGGGTGCTGATATCGGCATTAATTATTTTGCTATTATTTATTGGCATTGCCACCGGCATCATTCAGCCCAACCCTCGACCTTATTAACGGTTTACCACCTGTTTAACAGCCATAAAACGACAGCTTTTGTGCAAGTAGTAAACCGTTAATAAGGCGTCGCCAGTTGCTCGGACGTATTGACCTCTGTTTAATAAATCTACTGAGAGATAAAATCGTTTTAATCAAGGCAAAAGTCATGTTATTTAGTCATCTAAATTCATCAGTTTTAACGCAGAGTCAAACGATTTTAGCCTCAGCCCAAGGGGCAATGGCTATTTTTCGCACTAGCGGCATTAGAGCTCTCTCATTTGGAATAACCAAATTTCGCTTACTCTGCTTTGCTATTACAAAAAATAGCTTATTGTAGAAAATACAAACAAAGGTGAATACGTCCGTGACGACACCTTATTTTGTTTACGCTATAGAACGTAAACAAACACGAATAACAGCACCCAGACCACATCAACAAAATGCCAATACCAACTTGCCGCTTGGAAGGCAAAATGGTTATCTGGGCTAAAGTGACCTTTTAACACTCTTAAAAACATAACAATCAGCATGATGGTACCCAAGGTCACGTGCAGACCATGAAAGCCTGTAAGCATGAA from Thalassotalea sp. Sam97 harbors:
- a CDS encoding FAD-dependent oxidoreductase, which translates into the protein MTVSQKSVASKPKKVSEIQQWHIETDVAIVGFGAAGSCAAIEAAETGVKVDVFEAGSAIGGSTALSGGEVYLGGSGGTRMQNLFGFSDSTENLYNYLMMQHSPQADEAKIRAYAEGASAHFDWLEAKGIPFKESYLDERLVEPFSDDCLIWSGNEKSWPEINHCQPVPRAHVVKMQGMGAGKVFMEHLEQTAIELGVNVHLEARALCLIHDDSENVIGLVVRINGQELNVKANGGVILCAGGFVMNQTMLKQYAPRFARCNTPIGNPGDTGAGIQMGMSMGAAAINMHEGFASLPFYPPSTLTYGIIVTDKGQRFINEDAYHGRVGSHLLEQNSDRFYLIVDVEAYGDYEQMNFLNADVVATADSAEELEQELGLAANSLSHTMNFYNEHAAQGEDPLFHKQPEWLRVLTPPLVALDITPERGVYMPYFTLGGLDTEPTGEVRKTDGTLISGLYAAGRTACGVPRRGAGYSSGISIGDASFSGRRAGLAAAKRAKASGALSRQQQAHEPSLR
- a CDS encoding YebC/PmpR family DNA-binding transcriptional regulator; amino-acid sequence: MGRAFQNRKESMAKTAGLKTKIYSKYGKEIYVCAKNGGLDPDGNLALRRLIDKAKKDQVPTHVIDKAIDKASGAGGENYEPARYEGFGPGGFMVIVDCLTDNPNRTIKDVRQAFTKTDSKIGAQGSAAFMFDHVALFCFEGDDDEAIFEALMMADVDVSNVEAEDGIITVTAPQTEYFATKNALVAELGDINFEVDEITWIPQDYKEITDPEDIKMFDKFMDMLNDSDDVQNIYHNAEVKR
- a CDS encoding SCO family protein; its protein translation is MNKVLFAIIALVAIATGAFVYQSQFQQQQPKHALMYQTPRTLAKFELTDHHGRAFSNEQLLGKWTLFFFGYTSCPDICPITMQKLNSIYPELQQVSGNNMQVALITADPKRDSVEVLSEYVKYFNKDFLALRAGHDVLFPFSRNLGLMYAIAEDSEDEYYLVNHSASIVMTNPNGQVHAIFKPIQGEPGVVPSINADAMLADFKLIYQQSQ
- the cyoE gene encoding heme o synthase: MAKSSALPINQTSLTGKISWRDYYEMTKPRVVALLVLTALVGMSLSVPGAIPWQILIPSMLGIGLLSSASAAINHIVDQQIDAKMARTQNRPLANGRVSNRAAIVFASSLALVGFALLYGFVNPLTAWLTFAGLVGYSVIYTMYLKRATPQNITIGGLAGAIPPLLGWTAMTNEVHPHALLLVLIVFTWTPPHFWALAIHRRDDYAKVNIPMLPVTHGIEFTKTQILLYTILLFVVGLIPYLVGMSSWIYLLGSVTLNLIFFAYAWKLKFNADEQTAMQTFRFSIVHLMLLFIILLVDHYALPAM
- a CDS encoding heme A synthase; translation: MNSTRKLVFLAMLLAIVVITLGAYTRLTHAGLGCPDWPGCYGLLDVPKTEAEIAKAQAAFPERPVEVQKAWNEMIHRYFAGTLGLLIAAIFILAFKHRQQGGPLFLPFAILATVIFQAALGMWTVTMKLMPIVVMGHLLGGFITLCLLYLLYLRLTPYRVAGGDTGLRKYRVYAVIGIAILTAQIALGGWTSSNYAALVCTQLPICQDGWLEQLSFANSFDPIPPKLDSYEFGFLTHAERVTIHAVHRIGAIITAVYLGWLAFSVLFKAQSAFFKKTASVILVVLLIQVSLGVSNIVFSLPLAVAVAHNVVAALLMLTLITLTYSLRRKI
- a CDS encoding SURF1 family protein, translated to MTQTIIKTNTFQFVKSWRLLWVVITLAVFALLIKLSFWQYQRGIEKQQRLERIAEFNQQQAQPMARIIDNAQSNNTSASSTADIFAQYNDVMVTIRGYFVAEQVFLLDNQVDSGRVGYKVYAIFFDEPSAQHVLVNLGWVAGSVDRTQLPLIELPKNKQQLIAHVRIQQSGLVLQQPTFSQLNWPLRVQQIDSQRFSQLIDLPLLPFSLFLHEDEQIGYKKTWQPIVMLPEKHFGYAVQWGGLAGAWLLLMLVASYQMHLRRNIDSNQNNGAENHEANEDRTTHKHVSR
- a CDS encoding DUF2909 family protein, which encodes MIIKIVIVLLLLLMIYNLFKAGVSMNSNDSKKPPMSKYIGRRVLISALIILLLFIGIATGIIQPNPRPY